A stretch of Podospora bellae-mahoneyi strain CBS 112042 chromosome 5, whole genome shotgun sequence DNA encodes these proteins:
- a CDS encoding hypothetical protein (EggNog:ENOG503PMRZ), giving the protein MAPQGIAPAASMQHWSAAKLKRAVAAMLLPREDDECSPQPNINLCEKPGISTAKITWIVVGSVFGALIICTLSVLAFLHRRKKKRDASEDKSDRFQAADYGLDDVPSTKRSRAHDSDSKFSPEGSPSGFGRRSRDPLDAPKEAKLSAAQLNDHLDPFDDLDGTNNQWPKRDSSRGSPLRGSPLRGSPLRGSPLQDKS; this is encoded by the exons ATGGCGCCCCAAGGGATAGCTCCCGCTGCAAGCATGCAGCATTGGTCTGCTGCGAAGCTCAAGCGCGCAGTAGCCGCCATGCTCCTCCCTCgggaggatgacgagtgCAGCCCGCAACCAAATATCAATCTGTGCGAGAAGCCCGGCATTTCGACCGCCAAAATTACTTGGATTGTGGTTGGCAGTGTTTT TGGTGCCCTCATTATTTGCACTTTGAGCGTCCTTGCATTTTTGCACCgccggaagaagaagagagatgCGAGCGAGGACAAGAGCGATCGGTTCCAAGCGGCAGACTACGGTCTTGACGATGTACCCTCCACGAAGCGATCACGCGCACACGATAGCGACTCCAAATTCTCGCCTGAGGGCTCGCCCAGCGGTTTTGGTCGACGTTCAAGAGACCCTCTGGATGCCCCCAAGGAAGCAAAGCTGAGCGCCGCCCAGCTCAACGACCACTTAGACCCATTTGACGATCTGGACGGAACCAATAACCAATGGCCCAAGAGGGATAGCAGCCGAGGCAGCCCCTTACGAGGGAGTCCCTTGCGAGGAAGCCCTCTCCGGGGAAGTCCTCTCCAGGACAAGTCATGA
- a CDS encoding hypothetical protein (COG:P; EggNog:ENOG503NVCH): MSTNPGTMRGPSRTGQRGGIPFTPNTPTTSSASSAIPRPVETTHAAPSESGASLSAGRQKQAKRDEAIRRKLESDLSKKKHLTSRARHSRKAPPGTVLALKPSPALQIKPATTVSEAAQLMAAKREDCVLVTDDDERIAGIFTAKDLAFRVVGAGLKAANVTIAEIMTKNPLCARTDTSATDALDLMVRKGFRHLPVMDENQDISGVLDITKCFYEAMEKLERAYSSSRRLYDALEGVQSELGTSQPQQIIQYVEALRSKMSGPTLESVLNGIPPTTVSVRTSVKEAAQLMKENHTTAVLVQDQGAITGIFTSKDVVLRVIAPGLDPATCSVVRVMTPHPDFAPMDMTIQAALRKMHDGHYLNLPVMNDGGEIVGMVDVLKLTYATLEQINTMGTGADNEGPAWNKFWLSLDHETESMVSGDGSHHHTHHTRSVMSPDMSRDRINDSVAPGDSASHAGVDSPPHSAVAPITPELPPSEIPFAFKFKAPSGRVHRLQVTAAHGMEEFVANVAAKLGAEVETIGGAPAVEDGLLSGGFALSYLDDEGDSVSITTDQDLLEAILLARHGHREKVDLFVHHPNQPPVAVAPAPEPVAHPTPPASSVVRERRKAHHEEESEEEEDESEEEAPVRRRTRTRTAPLQQEQVIAGVPNELLLPGAIVTLAVVIIGVFAIGRASSR; the protein is encoded by the exons ATGTCTACAAACCCGGGCACCATGCGAGGCCCGAGCCGGACCGGCCAGCGCGGCGGCATCCCTTTCACCCCCAATACCCCTACGACATCGTCTGCCTCTTCGGCGATCCCCAGACCAGTCGAAACCACCCATGCTGCCCCCAGCGAGAGCGGCGCCTCCTTGAGTGCCGGCAGACAAAAACAAGCAAAGCGAGACGAG GCCATCCGCCGCAAGCTGGAGAGTGATctctccaagaagaagcaccTTACCAGCCGAGCCCGCCATTCCCGCAAAGCCCCTCCCGGCACCGTCCTTGCCCTCAAGCCTAGCCCCGCCCTCCAGATCAAGCCCGCGACGACCGTTTCCGAGGCTGCCCAGTTGATGGCCGCGAAAAGGGAAGACTGCGTGCTTGTTACCGACGACGATGAGAGAATTGCCGGCATTTTCACCGCCAAGGATCTCGCCTTCCGCGTTGTTGGAGCTGGGTTGAAGGCCGCCAATGTCACCATTGCCGAAATCATGACCAAGAACCCCCTCTGCGCCAGAACCGATACCAGTGCCACCGATGCCCTCGACCTCATGGTCCGCAAGGGCTTCCGCCACTTGCCAGTTATGGACGAGAACCAAGACATCTCTGGTGTGCTCGATATCACAAAGTGCTTTTACGAGGCCATGGAGAAGTTGGAGCGGGCCTACTCTTCGTCTCGCCGTCTCTACGACGCCCTCGAGGGTGTGCAGTCCGAGTTGGGCACAAGTCAGCCTCAACAGATTATTCAGTATGTTGAGGCCTTGCGGTCCAAGATGTCGGGTCCTACCCTTGAGTCGGTCCTCAACGGcatcccacccaccaccgtcaGCGTGCGGACATCGGTCAAGGAGGCTGCCCagttgatgaaggagaaCCACACCACAGCCGTCTTGGTGCAAGATCAGGGCGCTATTACGGGTATCTTCACCAGCAAGGATGTTGTCCTGCGTGTTATTGCCCCAGGCCTTGATCCTGCCACTTGCAGCGTCGTCCGTGTGATGACCCCTCACCCCGACTTTGCGCCCATGGACATGACCATCCAGGCTGCTCTTCGCAAGATGCATG ATGGCCACTACCTTAACCTCCCGGTGATGAACGATGGAGGCGAGATCGTCGGTATGGTCGATGTACTCAAGCTCACATATGCCACTCTTGAACAGATCAACACGATGGGGACAGGCGCCGACAACGAAGGACCGGCATGGAACAAATTCTGGCTCTCGCTTGACCACGAGACCGAGTCCATGGTCTCTGGTGACGgctcccatcaccacacccaccacacccGCTCCGTCATGTCCCCCGATATGTCCCGCGACAGAATCAACGACAGCGTTGCGCCCGGCGATTCAGCCAGCCATGCGGGTGTTGATTCCCCCCCCCATAGTGCTGTGGCGCCCATCACACCCGAACTCCCACCCAGTGAGATCCCATTCGCCTTCAAGTTCAAGGCGCCTAGCGGGCGTGTCCATCGTCTGCAAGTGACTGCTGCGCACGGCATGGAGGAATTTGTTGCCAACGTCGCAGCGAAGCTCGGCGCCGAGGTGGAGACTATTGGAGGTGCACCAGCGGTTGAGGATGGTCTGCTCTCTGGCGGATTTGCCCTAAGCTatctggatgatgagggtgattCGGTTTCCATCACAACAGACCAGGATCTCCTGGAGGCCATTCTCCTGGCCCGTCATGGCCATCGCGAGAAGGTCGATCTCTTTgttcaccaccccaaccaacctcccgTTGCCGTCGCCCCAGCGCCAGAACCGGTGGCGCACCCCACTCCTCCTGCCTCGTCAGTAGTCAGAGAGCGGAGAAAGGCACACCACGAGGAGGAgtccgaggaagaggaggacgaatctgaggaggaggcgcctGTTCGCCGGAGAACCCGCACGCGGACTGCGCCTCTTCAGCAGGAACAGGTCATTGCCGGTGTCCCTAATGAGCTCCTGCTGCCAGGTGCTATTGTCACATTGGCCGTGGTTATCATTGGTGTGTTTGCCATTGGTAGAGCGTCTAGCAGATAA